The genomic stretch CGGCGTTGTCGCGCACGAGCTGCGAGGAATCGGCCACGCCGCGCCAGCTTAGGGGATCGGCCACCCGCATCATGGTGACGCCGGCGTTCCATCGGTCCTGACCTATGACGGTCGCCGCAACATGGGTGTCGGCCGAGAAGGGCAGGAAGCGCGGCAACAGCAAAATCAGGAATATGCCGACGAACAGCCCGACAAGGCCGGCCATCCACATGCGGAAATCCTGATTTTTCCGGTCGTAGGCGCTTTTCGTGTGGGCGGCGAGGTTCCGGCCGGCGCGCTCGAGGTCGGACGCCTGCCGTTCGAGCTGCTGCGCGGCGGTGCGTATCAGGGCCTCGCCGCTGCGCTCGAGCGCGGCCGCATAGTGCTGCGCCCCCTGCTTGAGAATGGGGGACTGCTCGACGCCGTGCATCCGCTCCGCAACAGTATCGAGCGCCTGCACGAGCTGGGCGAGCTGGGGCTTGTAATCGGTCTGCGGCTCGATCTTGTCGAGCTGGTCGAAAGCCGCTTCCAG from Thalassobaculum sp. OXR-137 encodes the following:
- a CDS encoding DUF6118 family protein, with translation MAELDDDREGIEPETLDEDAGDPAAAFDALRRTIETQGAQIGAEMTVMRRGLEAAFDQLDKIEPQTDYKPQLAQLVQALDTVAERMHGVEQSPILKQGAQHYAAALERSGEALIRTAAQQLERQASDLERAGRNLAAHTKSAYDRKNQDFRMWMAGLVGLFVGIFLILLLPRFLPFSADTHVAATVIGQDRWNAGVTMMRVADPLSWRGVADSSQLVRDNAEAIGQCAEAARTAGADQRCTITVKAPTAPAQ